The nucleotide sequence AGAAGGCAATCATCTACATGAGATTTCTAATGCAATTGCTACTTACGCGGAGAGCTTTGGATATGGAGTAGTCCGGGATCTGGTAGGGCACGGGATAGGAACCCGGCTCCATGAAGACCCCCAGATTCCCAATTTTACCCAGAAAAGCAGAGGCGTAAGACTGAAAGCAGGCATGACACTGGCAATTGAACCCATGATCAATGCAGGGCGTTTTGATGTGGCATGGCAGGATGACAACTGGACGGTTGTAACACAGGACGGTTCGTTGTCCGCCCATTACGAAAATACAATTTTGGTGACATCCGGGGAGCCGGAAATCCTGAGTCTTTCAGGCATGGAAGGCAACCTGGCATAATCAGGCTGAAAGCAGATGTGAGTAAACGTCTGTCCGCAGGAAGATGGAGAAAACCATGGATATAAAATTAGCAGTTTCCAGATCCGGTCACGACAAAGACAGCATTTATGTAATTGTAAAAGAAGAAGCCGATATGGTGTATCTGGCGGATGGTAAATTAAAACCACTGGAAAAGCCGAAAAAAAAGAACAGAAAACATATTCAGATAATAAAACAGCTTCCGAAAGAAATTACAGAAGTCTTTACGCAGGAGAATTTTCGGAATGAAGAAATAAAAAGAGCCATTCAGCTTTATCAGAAAAGCATGGAATATCAGGAGGAAACAATATGTCAAAAGCAGACGTAATCGAAGTAGAAGGAACGGTAGTGGAAAAGCTGCCGAATGCCATGTTTCAGGTGGAACTGGAAAATGGACACCAGATTCTGGCCCATATCAGCGGAAAACTGAGAATGAATTTTATCCGTATTCTTCCGGGAGATAAAGTCACCATTGAAATGTCCCCCTATGACCTGACAAAAGGAAGAATCATATGGAGAGATAAATAGAACAAAACGGGCTTCCCTGTCCGTCAATTCCTTCAGGATTGATGGACAGGGAATAAAAACAGCCAGAATCCTCAATTCTGAGGAGTCTGGCTGTTTTATGCAGTCTCAGGGAAAGGCGTGGTACACGCTTCCATTGGACATGGCGCCCCGGCAGTCAGAAAGCTCACTGACAGTTACAAGCTGATAACCGCGGTTACGCAGTTCCGGAATAATAACTCCGGACGCGGCGGCCGTCTGGCTGTAGAGATCATGCATCAGGATAATATCACCGTTTTGTACATGGTTCAGAACGGATGCTTGGGTCAGCAGAGGATTTCTGGTTTTCCAGTCCAGAGTATCAATGGACCATAAAATGATGGGCATTCCCACTGCGGCGGAAACCGTACCATTGTATCCCCCTCCCGGCGGACGCATGACAGCCGGCGAAACACCGGTAATGCTCTGTACCGCTGCGTTTGTTCCATTTATCTGGCTTTGAATAGTGGCAACGTCCGTTTTGGTCAGAATTTTGTGGTCGTAGGTGTGATTGCCGATTTCACATCCCATATCAAAAGCGCGCTTTAACACGCCGGGCCAGGAAGGTACCCGATTCCCCACCACAAAAAAGGTTGCTGTACCCCCGTATTGCGCCAGGATATCCAGAATTTCTGAGGTATACTGGGAGGGACCGTCATCGTATGTCAGCGCCACCATGGGCTGATTCAAATCAATCTGCCTTGTTAAGGTTCCGGAACTGTTATAATAGCACATAAAATGACCGTCACGGATTCGGCAGGAGGTAATTTTCCCACCTGCTTCGGTATATTCCAGAATTTCTCCGGACAGCTCCCGGCTTACGGTTCCATTGGATTCCGCATAAATAATTCGGCCGGAAGCGGTAAGATACAGACCCGGCGAACTGTTTCTTATACCGTTGGAAGCGAAATAATA is from Lachnospiraceae bacterium JLR.KK002 and encodes:
- the infA gene encoding translation initiation factor IF-1, whose protein sequence is MSKADVIEVEGTVVEKLPNAMFQVELENGHQILAHISGKLRMNFIRILPGDKVTIEMSPYDLTKGRIIWRDK